One window of Thermocoleostomius sinensis A174 genomic DNA carries:
- a CDS encoding Tic22 family protein, which produces MKSLIRWSATLALIGSVLFGSLFVGGSRVLALSDEEVKARLETVPVFTLVDGEGSLVVATFSEEENAPPVATVFISHTNAENFLRNMSNTDPQAVEGVRIVPISLARVYEIALDGQNEENPLRVAFIPQRQEVEAAVAILEESGQSAENFQGVPLFIAKSGEGEEEALLTVRRGEEEVIPMYFSEDELQAALAGLRESQPELAESVRIEVVPLDRLIENLRTSDNQELNQIYLVPPQESIEYIRSLQQQGGQQPAPQQAPEPAPQQ; this is translated from the coding sequence ATGAAATCATTGATTCGCTGGAGTGCAACCCTTGCTCTCATTGGAAGTGTTCTGTTTGGTTCTCTCTTTGTTGGAGGCAGCAGAGTACTAGCTTTATCCGATGAAGAAGTGAAAGCCCGGTTGGAAACAGTTCCAGTTTTCACCCTAGTGGATGGTGAAGGTTCACTGGTTGTTGCAACTTTTTCAGAAGAAGAGAACGCACCGCCTGTTGCCACCGTATTTATTAGCCATACCAATGCTGAAAACTTTTTGCGCAACATGTCCAATACCGACCCACAGGCTGTAGAAGGTGTACGAATTGTGCCAATTTCGCTGGCACGGGTGTATGAAATTGCCCTGGATGGACAAAACGAAGAAAACCCGCTGCGAGTTGCGTTTATTCCTCAACGGCAAGAGGTGGAAGCGGCAGTTGCTATCTTAGAAGAGAGTGGTCAATCCGCTGAGAATTTTCAAGGTGTGCCGCTGTTTATTGCCAAATCGGGTGAGGGGGAAGAAGAAGCCCTGTTGACTGTGCGTCGAGGGGAAGAGGAAGTTATTCCTATGTACTTCAGCGAAGACGAACTGCAAGCAGCCTTGGCTGGACTGCGTGAAAGTCAACCGGAATTAGCAGAATCGGTTCGGATTGAAGTAGTGCCGCTCGATCGACTGATTGAGAACTTGCGCACGAGTGATAATCAGGAATTGAACCAGATTTACTTGGTGCCCCCTCAAGAAAGCATTGAATATATTCGATC
- a CDS encoding DUF6439 family protein — protein MSPTSDFATPLTRSNSQKPIAELSTAELAQALAERLAIAPGDWHRLKANRNARAAEQAAIALVYLLNQHPEEALARLQQASGWLDRSISAPPCPTHGH, from the coding sequence ATGTCCCCAACCTCTGATTTCGCAACGCCTCTCACCCGTTCCAATAGCCAGAAACCGATTGCAGAACTATCAACAGCCGAGCTAGCTCAAGCCCTCGCTGAACGGTTAGCCATTGCACCAGGGGATTGGCATCGGCTCAAGGCAAATCGTAATGCCCGTGCGGCAGAACAGGCAGCAATTGCCTTGGTATATCTGCTGAATCAGCACCCTGAAGAAGCCCTCGCCCGTCTACAGCAGGCCAGTGGCTGGCTCGATCGATCGATTTCGGCTCCACCGTGTCCAACCCATGGTCACTAA
- the bioD gene encoding dethiobiotin synthase, with protein sequence MDALLIAGTDSGVGKTVLTSALAAYWQRYHPSRLALFKPVQCGSGYAQDQYPDGDRQLYSQLFNLDQTPDDINPLHFAASLAPPIAAEREGRRIELEYLWRAFEQLTQQRSFVLVEGWGGLGSPITAETTLADLAWDWRIPVVLVVPVLPGAIPQTVANVALARHARIHLKGIVLNCVQPCHANDRDDWAAVELLQALTNKPVLGCLPYLADPTDVNKLVQIASNLEIERILS encoded by the coding sequence TTGGACGCATTATTGATTGCAGGAACAGACAGTGGTGTTGGCAAAACCGTACTCACCAGTGCATTGGCTGCCTATTGGCAACGGTATCATCCGTCGCGCTTGGCTCTTTTTAAGCCTGTACAGTGTGGAAGCGGATACGCTCAAGATCAGTATCCCGACGGCGATCGCCAACTTTACAGCCAATTGTTTAATCTGGATCAAACTCCTGATGACATCAACCCGCTGCACTTTGCTGCTTCGCTTGCCCCTCCTATCGCTGCCGAGCGAGAGGGCCGTCGCATTGAACTTGAGTACCTTTGGCGGGCCTTCGAGCAACTGACTCAACAGCGATCGTTTGTGTTGGTGGAAGGATGGGGTGGATTGGGATCTCCGATTACCGCAGAAACAACCCTAGCTGATTTAGCCTGGGATTGGCGGATTCCGGTTGTACTCGTTGTTCCCGTCCTACCTGGGGCTATTCCCCAAACCGTTGCTAATGTCGCGTTGGCCCGTCATGCACGCATTCACCTAAAAGGAATTGTGTTGAACTGTGTGCAGCCCTGCCATGCTAACGATCGAGATGATTGGGCTGCTGTTGAATTGCTTCAAGCTTTGACGAATAAACCCGTTTTGGGTTGTCTGCCCTACTTAGCAGACCCAACCGACGTCAACAAATTGGTTCAAATCGCATCCAATTTAGAAATTGAGCGAATTCTCTCATAA
- a CDS encoding SpoIID/LytB domain-containing protein: protein MLQTKRLSDRYTIFPTLLSTSANIQAAWGTFLAAACLVSLATPGFAQEGPLNPTIDVGVVQRFGANASDSLVLKPEAGDQITLQFKQGEQERTLTTSTEVKVNVVMQPLPEPKVTERLVLSTHRSFESAEDSANQWRQQGIEVEIAQPRQWQVWAKRETYGTPLLRRLLMQNLQSNGSRTAFIDTHVQQQEPQASFTVNGAQLQSDEVSIDTVNDRLEVISNRDDHGRRLYGGTFSFQPNAYGTYTLVNHVPLETYLRGVVPHEIGIGAPQTTIEAQAILARTYALRNLRRFAIDNYQLCADTQCQVYWGLNGAVPDTDRAIAATRGQVLTYQNELVDALYSSTAGGITAPFSDVWNGSDRPYLRAVVDSVQNVWDITNQPLTEELNFRAFINRKSGFNEEGWDMFRWRIESPLTEIAGDLKAYLQSKKHPLANFTQVKQMEVLERSPAGRVQRIAITTDRGQVILEKDEILRALYAPNSTLFYLEPIYQQPSAPQAKKPAVEPAQATSSPSATPLPTTSPAGSSTTATPSPQPTAQPSVAPVLKGYAFVGGGLGHGVGMSQTGAYNLGDLGWSSEQILSFYYPGSELQLLTNAITYWRDPLQDEEPVAIEPNRLESTVKSLSTTKSRVNESIVDRLQPHKRIW from the coding sequence ATGCTTCAAACTAAAAGATTGAGCGATCGCTACACGATTTTTCCTACCTTGCTCAGCACCTCAGCCAACATTCAAGCCGCTTGGGGTACCTTTTTGGCGGCTGCCTGTTTGGTGAGCCTAGCTACACCAGGATTTGCTCAAGAAGGGCCACTAAATCCAACTATAGATGTTGGTGTTGTACAGCGGTTTGGCGCAAATGCTAGTGATTCTCTAGTCCTAAAACCCGAAGCGGGCGATCAGATAACATTGCAGTTCAAGCAAGGCGAACAAGAGCGAACCCTGACCACTAGCACCGAAGTGAAGGTGAATGTGGTAATGCAGCCATTGCCAGAACCAAAAGTGACAGAGCGATTGGTTTTAAGTACTCATCGCAGTTTCGAAAGTGCGGAAGATAGCGCCAATCAATGGCGACAACAGGGCATTGAAGTGGAAATTGCTCAACCTCGGCAATGGCAGGTTTGGGCTAAGCGAGAAACCTATGGCACTCCATTGTTGCGCCGCTTGTTGATGCAGAACTTGCAGTCGAATGGATCGCGGACTGCTTTCATCGATACCCACGTGCAGCAGCAAGAACCGCAAGCTTCATTTACTGTCAATGGTGCGCAACTGCAATCGGATGAGGTCTCGATTGACACAGTCAATGATCGGTTGGAGGTGATCTCAAACCGTGATGATCATGGGCGGCGGCTATATGGTGGTACATTTAGCTTTCAGCCGAATGCTTATGGCACCTATACGTTGGTGAATCATGTCCCACTGGAAACCTATTTGCGGGGCGTGGTGCCGCACGAAATTGGCATTGGTGCACCTCAAACGACGATCGAAGCGCAAGCTATCCTTGCCCGCACCTATGCATTGCGAAATCTGCGCCGGTTTGCCATCGATAACTATCAGCTTTGCGCCGATACTCAATGCCAAGTCTACTGGGGGTTGAATGGAGCCGTTCCTGACACCGATCGGGCAATTGCAGCCACTCGCGGGCAGGTGCTTACATACCAAAACGAGTTGGTGGATGCCCTGTATTCTTCGACAGCGGGCGGTATTACGGCCCCTTTTAGCGATGTCTGGAATGGTAGCGATCGCCCCTATCTTAGGGCTGTTGTTGATTCGGTGCAAAACGTTTGGGATATTACCAACCAGCCGTTGACTGAAGAACTGAATTTTCGTGCGTTTATTAACCGCAAATCTGGTTTTAATGAAGAGGGCTGGGATATGTTCCGCTGGCGGATCGAAAGCCCCCTGACTGAAATTGCCGGAGATTTGAAGGCCTATTTGCAGAGTAAAAAGCATCCGTTAGCTAACTTTACGCAGGTGAAACAGATGGAAGTGCTGGAACGATCGCCAGCCGGACGGGTGCAGCGCATTGCAATTACCACCGATCGAGGACAAGTAATTTTAGAGAAAGACGAAATCTTGCGGGCGCTCTATGCTCCCAACAGCACCCTCTTTTACCTAGAACCCATCTATCAGCAACCTTCCGCTCCTCAAGCCAAAAAGCCAGCCGTTGAACCCGCACAAGCGACCAGTTCTCCTAGTGCGACACCGTTACCAACCACAAGTCCAGCAGGTAGCTCCACAACAGCAACCCCATCGCCCCAACCAACAGCCCAACCATCTGTGGCTCCTGTTCTAAAGGGTTATGCCTTTGTAGGTGGTGGGTTAGGGCATGGTGTGGGCATGAGCCAAACTGGAGCCTATAATTTAGGAGATTTGGGTTGGTCAAGCGAGCAGATCCTCAGCTTTTACTATCCTGGGTCCGAGCTGCAACTGTTGACTAATGCCATCACCTATTGGCGTGATCCTCTCCAGGATGAGGAACCTGTTGCGATCGAACCCAACAGGCTAGAATCAACCGTTAAGTCATTAAGCACCACAAAATCTAGAGTGAACGAATCCATCGTCGATCGCCTTCAACCTCACAAGAGAATCTGGTGA
- a CDS encoding ABC transporter substrate-binding protein — protein sequence MLTTACGGTQTTTESPANSDATSTTTASSDGAAAGALKLGTLLPITGDLAQYGTTMQDSVSLLVESVNACDGVLGSEVTLISEDDQTDPAAGASGMTKLAEVDQVAGVVGAAGSAVSSAAVDIAVRNEVVQISPSSTSPEFTARAEKGEFNGYWFRTAPPDSFQGDALAQLARDQGLQNVAVFAINNDYGNGLVQAFTDAFKAQGGTVVNESNPTLYAENATTFDSELSAAFSGNPDGVLLVAYPETGSLILKSAFEQGLLDGETKILLTDGMKTNELAELVGRDADGNYIVSGVLGTAPSATGPGLEAFKSAYNAKFNREPNVYDPNSWDAAAVMVLAAEAAKANTGSALKDQIREVANAPGEEVTDVCQALALVREGRDINYQGASGNVDFNDQGDVVGAYDIWTINDNGQLEVQETIEVGGES from the coding sequence ATGCTGACAACGGCTTGTGGCGGTACACAGACCACGACTGAATCTCCTGCCAATTCTGATGCAACTTCGACGACAACAGCTAGCAGCGATGGAGCCGCGGCTGGAGCGCTGAAATTGGGTACGTTGCTTCCCATTACGGGCGATCTAGCTCAGTACGGCACCACGATGCAAGACAGCGTTAGTCTACTAGTTGAAAGCGTCAATGCGTGTGATGGGGTGCTGGGTAGCGAAGTTACCTTAATCTCCGAAGACGATCAAACCGATCCGGCGGCTGGGGCCTCTGGCATGACCAAGCTCGCAGAAGTAGATCAGGTGGCAGGCGTTGTTGGAGCCGCAGGTAGTGCAGTTTCTAGCGCAGCAGTTGATATTGCCGTTCGTAATGAGGTGGTGCAAATTTCTCCGTCTAGCACCAGTCCTGAGTTTACCGCTCGGGCAGAAAAGGGAGAGTTCAATGGCTATTGGTTCCGAACGGCTCCTCCCGACAGTTTCCAAGGCGATGCGTTGGCCCAACTCGCGCGCGATCAAGGGTTACAGAACGTGGCCGTGTTTGCCATCAACAATGATTACGGGAACGGATTAGTGCAGGCCTTTACGGACGCATTTAAGGCCCAGGGAGGAACCGTGGTGAATGAGTCGAACCCCACCCTGTATGCAGAAAATGCTACAACGTTTGACTCGGAGCTAAGTGCAGCCTTTAGCGGCAATCCTGACGGGGTTTTGCTGGTAGCGTATCCTGAAACTGGCAGTCTCATTCTCAAATCCGCTTTCGAGCAAGGATTACTAGACGGAGAAACCAAAATCCTGCTGACCGACGGGATGAAAACTAATGAACTGGCTGAGCTTGTGGGACGCGATGCGGACGGTAACTACATTGTGTCTGGAGTGTTAGGAACGGCTCCAAGTGCCACTGGTCCAGGACTGGAGGCGTTTAAGTCCGCCTACAATGCTAAATTCAACCGCGAGCCGAATGTGTATGATCCGAACTCTTGGGATGCAGCAGCCGTAATGGTTTTAGCCGCAGAAGCGGCCAAAGCAAATACAGGATCTGCGTTGAAGGATCAAATTCGCGAGGTGGCCAATGCCCCTGGCGAAGAAGTCACGGATGTGTGCCAAGCCTTGGCGTTGGTGCGGGAAGGCCGAGACATCAACTATCAAGGAGCTAGCGGCAACGTTGACTTTAACGATCAAGGCGATGTAGTTGGAGCCTACGATATCTGGACGATTAACGACAATGGGCAGCTAGAGGTGCAAGAAACGATCGAAGTTGGCGGCGAGTCATAG